The DNA sequence accaacaccaacaccGCTGATATCACTACCAGTGGTACTACTCCATTGGCTCATGAAGTCCCAACTCCAGCtgtttcttcatcttcatcaacatcaattgCTGGTGCTCATCACCCATCCTGTTCAACCACTGATTTTTTGACTTGGAAAAACCCAATCAAGACTGGTAAAGTTTTTGGTTCTCttgtttttggtttgattATCTTGAAAACCGtcaatttattcaacaTCTTTTTCCATTTAGCTTACATTGGTTTATTAGTCTCTGCTGCTGCTGAATATTCTGGTAAATTGATTACTGGTAAAGGTTTCCTTGCTAATTTCAAACCAACTGGTAAATTGTATGCTAAAAGATTCAATGATGAAGTATTACCAGAATTGGCTAACTTCAATGTGCATTTGGAAGAaagttttaataaaattgtcTATTCACACGATATTGAAACCACTTTGAAAGCTGCTGGTATTTCTTATgttttatataaattgacTTCATGGTTTTCATTATACACTTTGATCTTTATTTTCGTTGTGTTGATTTTCACCGTTCCTGTCATTTACAAAACTTACAAGAAGGAAATCGatgctgctgttgctgaTGTTACCAAGATTATTAAATCCAAGACTGCTGAATTCACCGAAAAGGCTCATAAAGCTGCTGGTCCACATATTGACActttaatcaaaaaaacTGGTCCAATTGGAAGTTTCATTCAATCAAAACTTCCAGTCAGAACTGCTGGTTCTACTGTTGGCGACTCAAAGGCAACATCCTATGGTACTGACGCTGATAAAAATATTGCTGCTGGTAACTCAACAACTGTTCCTGTTTCCGTTCCTGCTGCTTCTGCTTCAGCTGAACCAATTTCAACTGGCCATTCCACTGGTGCTTCTCAATTCCCAAATGCTCCAACTTCTGGTTTACATCCAAGTACCGTTGAAGATGTTATTAAACAAACCTCTGAAGAAGCAGATGAATTTGCTGACACTACGCAGGAATCATTCAAACAAACCTTACATTAAGTGTCGCATTTAAGGCG is a window from the Candida dubliniensis CD36 chromosome 4, complete sequence genome containing:
- a CDS encoding endoplasmic reticulum membrane protein, putative (Similar to S. cerevisiae RTN1): MSASIPTESPITTTTNTNTADITTSGTTPLAHEVPTPAVSSSSSTSIAGAHHPSCSTTDFLTWKNPIKTGKVFGSLVFGLIILKTVNLFNIFFHLAYIGLLVSAAAEYSGKLITGKGFLANFKPTGKLYAKRFNDEVLPELANFNVHLEESFNKIVYSHDIETTLKAAGISYVLYKLTSWFSLYTLIFIFVVLIFTVPVIYKTYKKEIDAAVADVTKIIKSKTAEFTEKAHKAAGPHIDTLIKKTGPIGSFIQSKLPVRTAGSTVGDSKATSYGTDADKNIAAGNSTTVPVSVPAASASAEPISTGHSTGASQFPNAPTSGLHPSTVEDVIKQTSEEADEFADTTQESFKQTLH